The nucleotide window GTCGAAGCTGTCGGTGTGGAGGCTCTGGGTGCCGCCGAGGACGCCCGCCAGCGCCTCGATGGCCACGCGGGCGAGGTTGACCTCGGGCTGCTGGGCGGTGAGGGAGACCCCGGCGGTCTGGGTGTGGAACCGCAGCTGCCACGACCGCTCGCTGGTCGCCCCGTAGCGGTCGCGCATCCACCGGGCCCAGATGCGGCGGGCGGCGCGGTACTTGCCGATCTCCTCGAAGAAGTCGATGTGGGCGTTGAAGAAGAAGCTGAGGCGCGGCGCGAAGTCGTCGACCGCCAAACCGGCGGCCATGGCCGCCTCCACGTAGGCGAAGCCGTTGGCGAGGGTGAACGCCAGCTCTTGCGCGGCGGTGGAGCCGGCCTCGCGGATGTGGTAGCCCGACACCGACACGGGGTGCCACCGGGGCATCTCTGCTGAGCAGAACGCCATCGTGTCGGTCACCAGCCGCATCGACGGCCGGGGCGGGAACACGTACTCCTTCTGGGCTTGGTACTCCTTGAGGATGTCGTTCTGGAGCGTTCCGCCGAGAGCGGCGCGCGCCACGCCACCCTGCTCGGCCACCGCCACGTACATGGCCAGCAGCACCGCCGCCGGCGAGTTGATGGTCATCGACGTGGTGACCGAGGCGAGGTCGATCCCGGCGAAGAGGTCCTCCATGTCGGCCAGGGAGTCGACCGCCACGCCGGCCCGGCCCACCTCGCCGAGCGCGAGCGGGTCGTCGGAGTCACGGCCCATGAGGGTGGGCAGATCGAACGCCGTCGACAGGCCGTCGCCCCCGGAGCGCAGGATCTCCTTGAACCGGGCGTTGGTGTCGACCGGCGTCCCGAAGCCGGCGAACATCCGCATCGTCCACAGCTTCGAGCGGTACATCGAGGCGTAGAGCCCCCGGGTGTACGGGAACTGGCCGGGGTGCTCGCCGTCGTCGGGCCCGTGGACAGCCTCGACGGGGATGCCCGACATCGTCTCGAAGTCGGCGTCGCGGATCGGCGACGCCCCGTAGGCCGCCTCCCAGTCCTCTCTCGCCGTCATGACCCGAGGGTAGGCCGCTCGGCGCCGGACGCGCCGTCCATCGCCTCTCCTCCCGG belongs to Acidimicrobiales bacterium and includes:
- a CDS encoding methylmalonyl-CoA mutase family protein codes for the protein MTAREDWEAAYGASPIRDADFETMSGIPVEAVHGPDDGEHPGQFPYTRGLYASMYRSKLWTMRMFAGFGTPVDTNARFKEILRSGGDGLSTAFDLPTLMGRDSDDPLALGEVGRAGVAVDSLADMEDLFAGIDLASVTTSMTINSPAAVLLAMYVAVAEQGGVARAALGGTLQNDILKEYQAQKEYVFPPRPSMRLVTDTMAFCSAEMPRWHPVSVSGYHIREAGSTAAQELAFTLANGFAYVEAAMAAGLAVDDFAPRLSFFFNAHIDFFEEIGKYRAARRIWARWMRDRYGATSERSWQLRFHTQTAGVSLTAQQPEVNLARVAIEALAGVLGGTQSLHTDSFDEALALPTEKAVRLALRTQQVIAHESGVVHVADPLGGSHHVEWMTDELERQAEEVFAHLDQLGGGSILEGVHAAIEDGWFTGEIADAAYRFERRVNDGRRVVVGVNRFTEGDDEVPPLLRIGPEVEDLQRKRLAQVRQDRDDAAVAAALDAVRAAAADPTVNLMPTLLDAVRAYTTVGELMDAMADVFGRWTEAPSI